From Bacillus sp. Bos-x628, the proteins below share one genomic window:
- the spoIIIAE gene encoding stage III sporulation protein AE — MKQIIAAIGLMLSLWLIAPLAYAEGKEPEKSEEPVAEEVANGQADALELSSISDFWETILDEYGGFLPESQKGTVKEMIDGDKELSPQTWLKAFVQYLFHEVIANGKLLGTLILLTIFCSLLQLLQNAFEQSTVSKVAYALVYMVLIIIALNSFHVAISYATEAIQTMTSFILALIPLLLALIASSGGLVSAGFFHPVILFLMNTSGIFIQSVVLPLIFLSAILSIVSTLTEQYKVTQLAQLLRNVALGGLAVFLTVFLGVISVQGASAAISDGIALRTAKFITGNFIPVLGRMFTDATDTVISASVLLKNTVGLVGVAILISIAAFPAIKVLSLALIYKLAAAILQPLGGGPIISCLDVISKSVLYIFAALAVVSLMFFLSITVIITAGNLTMMMK, encoded by the coding sequence GTGAAACAGATTATTGCCGCAATTGGGCTCATGCTTTCCTTATGGCTGATTGCCCCGCTTGCTTATGCAGAGGGAAAGGAACCTGAAAAAAGTGAAGAACCAGTCGCAGAAGAAGTGGCTAATGGACAGGCTGATGCACTTGAGCTTAGTTCCATCAGTGACTTCTGGGAAACGATTTTGGACGAGTATGGCGGCTTTCTGCCAGAAAGCCAAAAAGGCACAGTGAAAGAAATGATTGATGGCGACAAAGAACTGTCTCCACAAACGTGGCTCAAAGCGTTTGTTCAATATCTCTTTCACGAGGTCATTGCAAATGGGAAACTGTTAGGAACCCTTATTTTACTTACCATCTTTTGTTCTCTTTTGCAACTACTGCAAAATGCCTTTGAACAAAGCACTGTCAGCAAAGTCGCTTATGCACTTGTTTATATGGTGCTGATCATTATTGCGCTCAACAGCTTTCATGTTGCGATCTCCTATGCAACAGAAGCTATTCAAACGATGACCAGTTTTATTCTTGCTCTTATTCCTCTTTTATTAGCACTCATTGCTTCATCAGGAGGGCTTGTCTCAGCCGGCTTTTTTCATCCTGTTATTTTATTTCTGATGAACACGAGCGGCATTTTTATTCAATCTGTTGTCCTTCCGCTGATCTTCTTGTCGGCCATTTTAAGCATCGTAAGCACCCTGACCGAACAATACAAAGTTACGCAGCTTGCCCAGTTGTTAAGAAACGTTGCCCTCGGCGGACTTGCGGTCTTTCTGACCGTTTTCCTTGGCGTCATTTCAGTACAAGGTGCATCTGCTGCCATCAGTGATGGAATCGCGTTGCGTACTGCAAAATTTATTACTGGAAATTTCATTCCTGTCTTAGGAAGGATGTTTACGGATGCAACTGATACAGTCATCAGTGCTTCTGTGTTGCTGAAAAACACCGTTGGACTTGTTGGTGTCGCCATTTTGATTTCAATTGCTGCCTTCCCAGCCATTAAAGTCTTGTCGCTTGCCCTTATCTACAAGCTTGCGGCTGCCATCCTTCAGCCTCTAGGCGGCGGACCAATCATTAGCTGTCTTGATGTGATATCGAAAAGTGTTCTCTATATATTTGCCGCACTTGCTGTTGTGTCGCTCATGTTCTTTTTAAGCATCACCGTCATCATCACCGCCGGTAACCTCACAATGATGATGAAGTAA
- a CDS encoding Xaa-Pro peptidase family protein yields the protein MKLEKLRKLLTELKIDGLVITSSFNLQYMTSFTGSAGLAVVSKDRAAFITDFRYTEQAKDHVKGYDIIEHKGNIVETAAQTAKEFGVKRLGFEQNYMTFATYQQYVDNASGIELVPVSESVEKLRLIKSSEEIKILEEAAKIADRAFEHILTYIKPGLTEIAVMNELEFFMRKEGAEGSSFDMIVASGVRSSLPHGRASEKVIQSGDMVTLDFGAYYKGYCSDMTRTIAVGKPSDKLKEIYHIVLEAENAGVDRIKPGLTGKEADRITRDIIEKYGYGQYFGHSTGHGLGMEVHEAPALSSRSQVVLEEGMVVTVEPGIYLPDVGGVRIEDDIVLTANGNKRLTHSPKELIILT from the coding sequence ATGAAGCTTGAGAAACTAAGAAAGCTGTTAACCGAATTGAAGATTGATGGTCTTGTCATTACAAGCAGCTTTAATTTACAATACATGACGAGCTTTACTGGATCAGCAGGTCTTGCAGTGGTATCAAAGGATCGTGCGGCATTTATTACTGATTTTCGCTACACAGAACAAGCCAAAGATCATGTAAAAGGTTATGACATCATTGAACATAAAGGAAACATTGTTGAAACAGCAGCCCAAACGGCAAAGGAATTTGGGGTGAAACGTCTTGGTTTTGAACAAAATTATATGACATTTGCAACTTATCAGCAGTATGTGGACAATGCAAGTGGAATAGAGCTTGTTCCTGTCTCAGAATCGGTTGAAAAGTTGCGCTTGATTAAGTCAAGTGAAGAGATTAAGATATTAGAGGAAGCTGCGAAGATTGCAGATCGTGCCTTTGAACATATTCTCACTTACATCAAGCCGGGGCTGACAGAGATTGCGGTCATGAACGAGCTTGAATTTTTCATGAGAAAAGAAGGTGCGGAAGGATCTTCATTCGATATGATTGTGGCCTCAGGGGTTCGTTCAAGCCTCCCGCATGGTAGAGCTAGTGAAAAGGTGATCCAATCTGGTGATATGGTTACACTAGATTTTGGTGCCTACTATAAAGGTTATTGTTCTGATATGACAAGAACGATTGCAGTAGGAAAGCCAAGCGACAAATTGAAGGAAATTTATCATATCGTATTAGAAGCAGAAAACGCTGGTGTGGATAGAATCAAGCCAGGCTTAACAGGAAAAGAAGCTGATCGCATCACACGTGACATCATTGAAAAGTATGGCTACGGTCAATATTTCGGCCATTCGACTGGTCACGGGCTAGGAATGGAAGTACATGAAGCACCTGCTCTGTCCTCTCGCTCACAGGTCGTGTTAGAAGAGGGCATGGTTGTGACCGTTGAGCCTGGGATTTACTTGCCGGATGTCGGCGGCGTGAGAATTGAGGATGATATTGTCCTAACAGCTAACGGCAATAAACGATTAACCCACTCACCGAAAGAATTAATCATATTAACATGA
- the spoIIIAF gene encoding stage III sporulation protein AF, with translation MGFLTEWITSIILFILFAIVIDLLLPNSSMQKYAKMVVSLLLIVVMLNPIFALFRADPDQIFSELMKGKQEAQSDEIKNQMKLEKKEIQASQRAYILKQMAVQLEKSAKESLEKENYEMKQVEVLTDEEHLDQNMEANQFRIKAVISPLTQDAVETVAKVEIDLSSQKEERAGSSQEMVRVKKELAEIWNMNPEHITVHIEGGDTVDHE, from the coding sequence TTGGGCTTTCTCACAGAATGGATTACGAGCATTATCTTATTTATCCTATTTGCGATTGTCATTGATCTTTTGCTTCCTAATTCAAGCATGCAAAAGTATGCAAAAATGGTTGTCAGCTTACTATTAATTGTGGTAATGCTTAATCCCATCTTTGCCTTATTTCGAGCTGATCCTGATCAAATCTTCTCAGAATTAATGAAAGGCAAGCAAGAAGCACAGTCAGATGAAATAAAAAATCAGATGAAATTAGAAAAAAAAGAAATACAAGCTTCTCAGCGTGCATATATTTTAAAGCAAATGGCTGTCCAACTAGAAAAAAGCGCAAAGGAGTCACTGGAGAAAGAGAACTATGAAATGAAACAGGTAGAAGTGTTGACAGATGAGGAGCACCTTGATCAGAACATGGAAGCAAATCAGTTTCGTATCAAAGCGGTCATTTCTCCATTAACTCAGGATGCTGTAGAAACTGTGGCAAAGGTTGAAATTGATCTCTCCAGTCAAAAGGAAGAGAGAGCTGGATCGTCACAAGAGATGGTGAGGGTGAAAAAGGAGCTTGCAGAGATATGGAATATGAATCCTGAACACATTACAGTGCATATTGAGGGAGGTGACACGGTAGATCATGAATAA
- the spoIIIAA gene encoding stage III sporulation protein AA has product MRSLLDILPHSIGQELSLLKEAEWAQIEEIRIRTCRPIELIQGGNPHFLSYYTTAEDASQLLGRLSNYSMYTLEEELKQGYITISGGHRVGLAGKVIVENGSVKGLRDISSFNIRIAKEKIGIALPFLPYLYEKNWCNTLIIGPPQTGKTTLLRDLARLISTGTKEIPSRKTGIIDERSEIAGCIRGVPQHHFGHRIDVLDACPKAEGLMMMIRSMSPEVIIVDEIGKSEDVQALLEAIHAGVTIIVSAHGYSLEDIWKRPSFQTLRQHRVFNRYVELNRENGPGTIGRIYDQNGQEMKWRRGVDVC; this is encoded by the coding sequence TTGCGGAGTTTGTTGGATATTCTCCCGCACTCTATTGGACAAGAACTCAGCTTGCTAAAAGAAGCAGAATGGGCGCAAATAGAAGAAATCCGCATTCGAACTTGCCGCCCCATTGAACTGATTCAAGGGGGAAACCCGCACTTTCTTTCCTATTATACAACAGCAGAAGATGCTTCTCAGTTGTTAGGCAGGCTAAGCAATTACAGCATGTACACACTTGAAGAAGAATTGAAACAAGGCTATATCACCATATCGGGCGGACATAGGGTAGGGCTTGCAGGAAAGGTGATCGTCGAAAACGGATCAGTCAAAGGCTTAAGAGATATTTCTTCATTTAATATTCGAATAGCAAAAGAAAAGATAGGAATTGCACTCCCGTTTCTTCCTTATTTATATGAAAAAAATTGGTGCAACACGCTCATCATTGGTCCTCCCCAAACAGGTAAAACGACCTTGCTACGTGATTTGGCACGTCTGATTAGTACTGGAACAAAAGAGATTCCGTCCAGAAAAACAGGGATTATTGATGAGCGCTCCGAGATTGCCGGGTGTATCAGAGGGGTGCCGCAGCATCATTTTGGACACCGGATTGATGTGCTGGATGCGTGTCCAAAGGCAGAAGGATTGATGATGATGATTCGCTCCATGAGCCCTGAAGTCATCATTGTAGATGAAATCGGAAAAAGTGAAGATGTACAGGCACTTTTAGAAGCCATTCATGCAGGTGTGACCATCATCGTGTCAGCCCATGGGTACTCACTTGAAGATATATGGAAACGCCCCTCTTTTCAAACATTGCGGCAGCATCGTGTATTTAATCGATATGTCGAATTAAACAGGGAAAATGGTCCTGGAACCATTGGGCGGATTTATGACCAAAACGGACAAGAGATGAAATGGAGGCGAGGAGTGGACGTATGTTAA
- the spoIIIAB gene encoding stage III sporulation protein SpoIIIAB yields the protein MLKLIGAIFIVAATTWGGFEFAKRYSDRPKQIRQLRFALQSLEAEIMYGQTPLERAADQIASQVGPPISRLFEQFAEKLKVGTFSARHAWNESLEEVWKMTVLKKGEYEALKHFGETLGQHDVIAQQKYIKLALGHLESEEKEAEIAQAKNEKMVRSLGFLSGLLLILLLM from the coding sequence ATGTTAAAACTCATTGGCGCTATTTTCATTGTCGCAGCAACGACATGGGGAGGCTTTGAGTTTGCTAAAAGATACAGCGACCGGCCAAAGCAAATTAGGCAGCTTCGGTTTGCCTTGCAGTCTCTTGAAGCCGAAATTATGTATGGACAAACACCTCTAGAGCGTGCTGCAGACCAAATTGCTTCGCAAGTAGGTCCGCCCATTAGCCGTCTGTTTGAGCAATTTGCAGAAAAGCTCAAGGTCGGTACCTTTTCTGCTAGGCATGCATGGAATGAAAGTTTGGAAGAGGTGTGGAAAATGACCGTTTTGAAAAAAGGCGAGTATGAAGCGCTTAAGCACTTTGGAGAAACACTTGGCCAGCATGATGTCATTGCCCAGCAAAAGTATATCAAACTTGCTTTAGGACATTTGGAATCAGAGGAGAAGGAGGCTGAAATCGCTCAAGCTAAAAACGAAAAGATGGTAAGAAGCCTCGGGTTTTTAAGTGGATTGCTACTGATTCTTTTATTGATGTGA
- the spoIIIAG gene encoding stage III sporulation protein AG, producing the protein MNNQDWKQKLKALFQAPEKGEGKPKLTKHHYLLLVFIIGVSFMLVSQMLSPPSSNKQAVVPASKKTHSEEQAVFKPSSTGKSKDSIEDVEQEYENQLKEILETIIGVEDVSIVVNVDATSLKVFEKNTSNKSTTTEETDKEGGVRSVTDQTKEEEIVIIKNGNEETPVVVQTKKPEIRGVLVVAQGVDNVQIKKTIIEAVTRVLDVPSHRVAVAPKKIKEDSE; encoded by the coding sequence ATGAATAATCAAGACTGGAAACAGAAGCTGAAAGCATTGTTCCAAGCACCTGAAAAGGGTGAGGGAAAACCGAAATTAACCAAACATCATTACTTGTTACTCGTTTTCATTATCGGGGTGTCTTTCATGCTAGTCAGTCAAATGCTGTCACCGCCATCAAGCAATAAACAGGCAGTCGTTCCCGCTTCTAAAAAAACACATTCAGAAGAGCAAGCGGTGTTTAAACCTTCATCAACAGGTAAATCGAAGGACTCCATTGAGGATGTTGAGCAAGAATATGAAAATCAGTTAAAAGAAATTTTAGAGACCATCATTGGGGTCGAAGATGTTTCTATTGTTGTCAATGTGGACGCAACTTCTTTGAAAGTATTTGAAAAAAACACATCCAATAAAAGCACAACAACTGAAGAAACAGATAAAGAAGGCGGAGTGAGAAGTGTAACCGACCAGACAAAGGAAGAAGAGATTGTGATTATCAAAAATGGCAATGAAGAAACACCAGTCGTCGTTCAAACGAAAAAACCAGAAATTCGTGGTGTCCTCGTTGTTGCTCAAGGAGTAGACAACGTTCAAATAAAAAAAACCATCATTGAAGCTGTTACACGAGTGCTTGATGTACCGAGCCATAGAGTAGCTGTTGCCCCTAAAAAAATCAAGGAGGATTCGGAATGA
- the accC gene encoding acetyl-CoA carboxylase biotin carboxylase subunit codes for MIKKLLIANRGEIAVRIIRACKELGIETVAVFSEADRDALHVQMADEAYCIGPKASKDSYLNVTNIVSVAKLTGTDAIHPGYGFLAENADFAELCEECNVIFVGPTASAISKMGTKDVARETMKQAGVPIVPGSQGIVKDLDDAVSTAADIGYPVIIKATAGGGGKGIRVARTEEELINGVKITQQEAAQNFGNPGVYLEKFIEDFRHVEIQVLADQHGNTIHLGERDCSIQRRMQKLLEETPSPALNADIREQMGEAAVKAAEAVEYTGAGTVEFIYDYNEEKFYFMEMNTRIQVEHPVTEMVTGVDLIKEQIKVASGEPLSLTQDEVVYEGWAIECRINAENPEKNFMPSAGEIKMYLPPGGLGVRVDSAAYPGYVIPPYYDSMIAKVITYAKTREEAIAKMKRALQEFVIEGVYTTIPFHLRLLEHETFVSGHFNTKFLETYQIMK; via the coding sequence ATGATTAAAAAGCTATTAATTGCAAACAGAGGAGAAATCGCAGTTAGAATCATCCGCGCTTGCAAAGAGCTAGGAATAGAAACAGTGGCAGTATTTTCTGAGGCAGATCGCGATGCACTGCATGTTCAAATGGCTGATGAAGCATATTGCATCGGACCAAAGGCATCAAAGGACAGTTACCTAAATGTTACAAACATTGTCAGTGTGGCAAAGCTTACGGGTACTGATGCTATTCACCCAGGATACGGCTTCCTAGCTGAAAATGCGGACTTTGCAGAGCTATGCGAAGAGTGTAATGTGATCTTTGTTGGTCCAACTGCATCAGCTATTTCTAAAATGGGAACCAAAGATGTGGCAAGAGAAACAATGAAACAAGCAGGTGTACCAATTGTTCCTGGTTCTCAAGGAATTGTAAAAGATCTTGATGATGCGGTTTCAACGGCAGCAGATATTGGGTATCCTGTTATTATTAAAGCAACTGCAGGCGGCGGTGGTAAAGGTATCCGCGTGGCTCGTACAGAAGAAGAGCTGATTAACGGAGTGAAAATCACCCAGCAAGAAGCCGCACAAAACTTTGGGAACCCAGGAGTCTACTTGGAGAAATTCATTGAAGACTTTAGACACGTAGAAATTCAAGTGCTTGCAGATCAGCATGGCAATACCATTCACCTAGGTGAGCGTGATTGCTCGATTCAAAGAAGAATGCAAAAGCTCCTTGAAGAAACGCCTTCTCCAGCCTTGAATGCAGATATTCGCGAGCAAATGGGTGAAGCAGCAGTGAAAGCCGCCGAGGCTGTTGAATACACAGGAGCAGGAACGGTCGAATTCATTTACGATTATAATGAAGAGAAGTTTTACTTCATGGAAATGAATACACGTATCCAAGTGGAGCATCCTGTTACGGAAATGGTCACAGGTGTCGATTTAATCAAAGAACAAATTAAAGTTGCATCAGGTGAGCCGCTTTCTCTTACGCAAGATGAAGTGGTCTATGAAGGCTGGGCAATTGAATGCCGTATTAACGCAGAGAACCCGGAGAAAAACTTTATGCCTTCTGCTGGTGAGATTAAAATGTATCTTCCACCAGGCGGTTTGGGTGTACGTGTTGATTCTGCAGCTTATCCAGGATATGTCATTCCGCCATATTACGATAGCATGATTGCAAAAGTAATCACGTATGCTAAAACGAGAGAAGAAGCCATTGCAAAGATGAAACGTGCACTTCAAGAATTTGTCATTGAAGGAGTGTACACGACAATTCCATTCCACTTAAGACTGCTGGAGCATGAAACGTTTGTGAGCGGTCATTTTAATACGAAGTTTTTAGAAACGTATCAAATCATGAAATAA
- a CDS encoding YqhV family protein, with protein MKQFLFPGIHPSVALMAGMRFLSATIELTAAILILITNDVRKAVVINSILAMIGPLIFIITMTIGIYQIAGQFSYAKLILIFLGVVFILVGIYK; from the coding sequence ATGAAACAATTTCTTTTCCCAGGCATTCATCCGTCAGTTGCTCTAATGGCAGGTATGAGGTTTTTATCTGCAACGATTGAACTGACGGCTGCCATCCTCATCTTAATCACAAATGATGTACGCAAAGCTGTTGTGATAAATAGTATTTTAGCGATGATTGGACCCCTCATTTTTATTATCACAATGACCATTGGAATCTATCAAATTGCAGGACAGTTCTCCTATGCAAAACTCATTTTGATTTTCCTTGGGGTCGTATTTATTCTCGTTGGGATTTATAAATAA
- the spoIIIAC gene encoding stage III sporulation protein AC, giving the protein MGVDVDVIFQIAGVGIVVAFLHTILDQMGKKEYAQWVTLLGFIYILFMVATIVDDLFKKIKAVFLFQG; this is encoded by the coding sequence ATGGGCGTTGATGTAGACGTCATTTTTCAAATTGCGGGAGTGGGCATTGTGGTGGCCTTTCTCCATACCATTTTAGATCAAATGGGAAAAAAGGAGTATGCCCAGTGGGTGACGCTGCTTGGGTTTATTTACATTTTGTTTATGGTGGCAACCATTGTGGATGATTTGTTTAAAAAGATTAAAGCCGTATTTCTATTTCAAGGGTAG
- the nusB gene encoding transcription antitermination factor NusB, whose amino-acid sequence MKRRTAREKALQTLFQIDVSNIDPKEAITHALDEQESDPFFEELVFGVLEYKDKLDEMISKHLVNWKFDRIANVDRAILRLSVYEMVYQEDIPDSVSMNEAIELAKLFGDDKAPKFVNGVLSNIKNDLKQQ is encoded by the coding sequence ATGAAGAGAAGAACTGCAAGAGAAAAGGCGCTACAAACATTATTCCAAATTGATGTCAGCAATATTGATCCGAAAGAAGCAATCACGCATGCTCTTGATGAACAAGAATCAGACCCTTTTTTTGAGGAGCTGGTTTTCGGTGTGCTTGAATACAAGGATAAGCTAGATGAAATGATTTCAAAGCATCTTGTGAATTGGAAGTTTGATCGTATTGCAAATGTAGACAGAGCCATTTTAAGATTGTCTGTTTACGAAATGGTTTATCAAGAAGATATTCCGGATAGTGTCTCAATGAATGAAGCCATTGAGCTGGCCAAACTGTTTGGTGATGATAAAGCGCCGAAATTTGTAAATGGTGTCCTTTCGAATATTAAAAATGACCTAAAGCAGCAATAG
- the efp gene encoding elongation factor P yields the protein MISVNDFRTGLTIEVDGGIWRVVDFQHVKPGKGAAFVRSKLRNLRTGAIQEKTFRAGEKVAKAQIETKTMQYLYANGDQHVFMDTSSYEQLELNEAQIKDELKYLLENMSVQIVMYGSETLGVELPNTVELEVVETEPGIKGDTTSGGTKPAKTETGLIVNVPFFVNKGDKLVINTTDGSYVSRA from the coding sequence ATGATTTCAGTAAACGATTTTCGTACAGGCCTGACAATTGAAGTGGATGGCGGTATTTGGCGTGTCGTCGATTTCCAACACGTAAAACCAGGAAAAGGCGCAGCGTTTGTACGTTCTAAATTACGTAACTTACGTACTGGAGCCATTCAAGAAAAAACATTCCGTGCTGGTGAAAAAGTAGCAAAAGCTCAAATCGAAACAAAAACGATGCAGTATTTATATGCAAATGGTGATCAGCATGTATTTATGGATACAAGCTCATACGAACAGCTTGAATTAAATGAAGCACAAATTAAAGATGAGCTGAAATACTTGCTTGAAAATATGTCTGTTCAAATCGTCATGTACGGTTCTGAAACACTTGGCGTTGAACTTCCAAACACAGTAGAACTAGAAGTAGTAGAAACTGAGCCTGGTATAAAAGGTGACACAACATCAGGTGGAACAAAACCTGCGAAAACAGAAACGGGTTTAATCGTCAACGTTCCTTTCTTTGTCAATAAAGGAGATAAACTAGTAATTAATACAACAGACGGTTCATACGTATCAAGAGCTTAA
- the accB gene encoding acetyl-CoA carboxylase biotin carboxyl carrier protein produces MLKIEEIHELIKLIDESTIDEFTYENEGAKINLKKNKEIVQQVAAPAQVAPVQAAPAQQAPKAQASAQTEAPAQEATASENLHKITSPMVGTFYASSSPEADPYVTTGSKVKENTVVCIVEAMKLFNEIEAEVKGEIVEVLAENGQLVEFGQPLFLVKAE; encoded by the coding sequence ATGTTAAAAATTGAAGAAATTCATGAACTGATTAAATTAATTGACGAATCCACAATTGATGAATTTACGTACGAAAACGAAGGAGCAAAAATTAATCTCAAAAAAAATAAAGAAATCGTTCAGCAAGTTGCGGCACCTGCACAAGTGGCTCCTGTCCAAGCAGCTCCAGCACAACAAGCTCCTAAAGCACAAGCTTCTGCTCAGACCGAAGCCCCTGCGCAAGAGGCAACTGCATCTGAAAATCTGCATAAAATTACATCCCCAATGGTTGGCACATTTTATGCTTCATCTTCACCAGAAGCAGATCCTTACGTGACAACAGGGTCTAAGGTGAAGGAAAATACAGTTGTATGTATCGTTGAAGCGATGAAACTGTTTAATGAAATCGAAGCAGAAGTAAAAGGCGAGATCGTCGAAGTGTTAGCGGAAAACGGTCAGCTTGTAGAATTTGGACAACCCCTCTTTCTAGTGAAAGCAGAGTAA
- the spoIIIAD gene encoding stage III sporulation protein AD — MSRVGEGLQIEIIQIVGLGLIATFLALIVKEQKPTFAFMLVVFTGCVIFLYLIDQIYAIISMIEKIAANAGVNMKYVETILKIIGIAYIAEFGSQLTKDAGQGAIASKIELGGKILILAMAVPILTVIIETILGMIPSMT, encoded by the coding sequence ATTTCAAGGGTAGGGGAGGGCTTACAAATCGAAATTATACAAATTGTCGGACTTGGTTTAATCGCCACTTTTTTAGCATTAATCGTCAAAGAGCAAAAGCCGACCTTCGCCTTTATGCTAGTTGTGTTTACAGGGTGTGTCATTTTTCTTTATTTAATTGATCAAATCTATGCCATTATCTCGATGATTGAAAAAATTGCCGCAAATGCCGGCGTGAACATGAAGTATGTTGAGACCATTTTAAAGATTATTGGGATTGCCTATATTGCAGAATTTGGATCTCAGCTGACAAAGGATGCCGGACAAGGAGCTATTGCTTCAAAAATAGAACTTGGCGGTAAAATCCTCATATTGGCCATGGCAGTCCCCATTTTAACAGTCATCATTGAGACCATATTAGGCATGATTCCTTCCATGACTTGA
- a CDS encoding SpoIIIAH-like family protein gives MLKKQTVWLLTMLSLVVVLSVYYIMSPQGENAVTVEDTKSKGTEEKKTETEKGTDKGTEKGSDLKSSDKETSGEQEDVETSGEEGKAVSEQTDDELFTTYRLELEDKRSKQREEYNEIVSSDDATAQEKSEAYDQMTALSEAEGTERQLETLIKTKGYKDALVSAEGDKVSITVRSDKKSKSQAADIIDMVTNEIKGLDNVAVTFEPSNQ, from the coding sequence ATGTTAAAAAAACAAACGGTTTGGCTATTAACGATGCTAAGTTTAGTTGTCGTATTAAGTGTGTACTATATTATGTCTCCGCAAGGTGAGAACGCAGTGACAGTAGAGGATACAAAATCAAAAGGAACTGAAGAGAAAAAGACAGAAACAGAAAAAGGAACTGATAAAGGAACAGAAAAAGGCAGTGACTTAAAGTCTTCTGACAAAGAAACAAGCGGTGAACAAGAGGATGTTGAAACAAGTGGTGAAGAAGGAAAAGCTGTTTCAGAGCAAACAGACGACGAACTCTTTACAACTTATCGGCTAGAGCTTGAAGACAAACGAAGCAAGCAGCGCGAAGAATATAATGAGATCGTCTCTAGTGACGATGCAACAGCTCAAGAAAAAAGTGAAGCCTATGATCAAATGACGGCACTCAGCGAGGCAGAAGGAACAGAGCGCCAGTTGGAAACATTGATCAAAACAAAAGGCTATAAAGATGCGCTTGTAAGTGCTGAAGGAGATAAAGTGAGCATTACAGTGCGTTCTGATAAAAAATCAAAGTCTCAAGCAGCGGATATTATTGATATGGTCACAAATGAAATCAAAGGATTAGATAACGTTGCCGTCACGTTTGAGCCGTCCAATCAATAA
- a CDS encoding Asp23/Gls24 family envelope stress response protein yields MSENNLLEMNLDEDQLGKVQIAPEVIEVIAGIAASEVEGVAEMRGNFAADVAERFGKKNHRKGVKVDVSDEGITIDVYCVVEFGLSIPKVSTAVQENIRQTLLNMTALTINEINIHVVGIQFDTKSPEAEVDQEM; encoded by the coding sequence GTGTCAGAAAACAATTTGCTTGAAATGAACCTTGATGAAGATCAATTGGGGAAAGTGCAAATTGCACCAGAAGTGATTGAAGTAATTGCAGGGATTGCAGCTTCAGAGGTTGAAGGAGTCGCTGAAATGCGCGGCAACTTTGCTGCTGATGTAGCAGAACGTTTTGGAAAGAAAAATCACCGTAAAGGTGTAAAGGTAGATGTCTCTGATGAAGGCATTACAATTGATGTGTATTGCGTGGTTGAATTTGGTCTATCCATTCCAAAAGTATCCACTGCTGTTCAAGAAAATATTCGTCAAACCCTTTTAAACATGACTGCCTTAACCATTAATGAAATAAACATTCATGTGGTCGGCATTCAGTTTGATACAAAATCACCTGAGGCTGAAGTAGATCAAGAAATGTAA